One Sander vitreus isolate 19-12246 chromosome 22, sanVit1, whole genome shotgun sequence DNA segment encodes these proteins:
- the lsm5 gene encoding U6 snRNA-associated Sm-like protein LSm5 translates to MNMAATPVTNPSQLLPLELVDKCIGSRIHIVMKTDKEIVGTLLGFDDFVNMVLEDVTEFEITPEGRRITKLDQILLNGNNITMLIPGGEGPEV, encoded by the exons ATGAACATGGCGGCTACTCCAGTAACAAATCCGTCACAGCTGCTCCCACTTG AGCTTGTGGACAAATGTATCGGCTCCCGAATTCACATCGTCATGAAAACGGATAAAGAAATCGTCGGCACCCTGCTGGGTTTTGACGACTTTGTCA ACATGGTCCTGGAAGATGTGACAGAATT TGAAATCACACCAGAGGGACGGAGGATAACCAAACTGGACCAAATCCTTCTCAACGGCAATAACATCACCATG CTCATTCCTGGAGGAGAAGGTCCTGAAGTATGA